The Aeromonas encheleia genomic sequence AAACCGACCTGCGCCAAGTGCGACATCCACTGTTATGCCCCCGCCATGCGCAAGCAGATCCAGCTGATCATGAAGTGGAGCGGTCCTCGCATGCTGTGGCATCACCCCTGGCTCGCCCTGCGCCATCTGCTGGACAGCCGCCGCAAGGCCCCCAGACGCCCCCACGGCAGGCCGCTGCCGCCCTGATCCCTCGATGCCGTCCGCCAGATCGCTTGCATCGTGTGAACGGGCTCACTACCCTGTGGCTCTTTTGACTGCCGAACGGCAGCGCGTACCGGATCCCAGGAGCCAAGATGCACCAGCCCCCCGTTTTGAGAGTGGCCCGCCACACCGACATGCACGCCATCTGGCAGCTCGATGTCAGCGTCTTCGGGGAGGATGTCTATCCCGGCTTCTTCTTCCGCCAGGCCATGGATCTGTGGCCCGAGCTGCTGCTGGTGGCGGAGCTGGATGGCAGGCTGCTTGGCTATGCCCTGGGCGGCCTGGGGCAGGATAGCTCGCAAGGCTGGCTGCTCTCCCTGGCCGTGCTGCCGGAGGCGCGCGGTTTTGGCCTGGCCGAACGCATGATGCTGCGGGTCGAGCAGGCGCTGGCAGGGCTGCGGGTCGAGCGGGTCAGGCTGACCGTCGACCCGGTCAATCCGGCCCAGCGCCTCTACTTTCGCCTCGGCTATGTGCAGCTGAGCGAGGAGCGGGACTACTTTGGCCCGGGTGAGGATCGCCTGCTGCTGGAAAAGCGGCTGGGCTGATCCCCGGCCGGGCTGGGATGGTCCCGGAATCACATAATTGGTTACACTTTGCGGGTTTCATGCGCAATCCGGTTGGCGTAAAGTCAGATCCAGCAACCAGATTAACCAGATGCCCGCCCAGGAGGCTCATCATGTTGAAACGCATTACTCTCGTTACCCTGCTGGCCGCGACCACCGCCATCACCGGCTGTGCCAACAGCGACGTCTACTCCGGCGACGTCTACACCAAGGATCGCGCCAAACAGGTGCAGACCGTCAGCTACGGCACCATCCTCTCCACCCGCCCGGTCAAGATCCAGGCCGACGAGAACTCCCTGCTCGGCACCCTGGGTGGCGCCGTGGTCGGTGGCCTGCTCGGCAGCACCATAGGCGGGGGCCGGGGCAGTGACATCGCCGCCGCCGGGGGTGCCATCGCCGGTGCCGCCGCAGGCAAGGCCGCCGGTGACAAGCTCAATCAGGTCGACGGGGTCGAACTCGAGATCAAGAAAGAGAACGGCGAATCCATCGTGGTGGTGCAAAAAGCCAGCCCGACCTTCGTACCCGGTGCCCGGGTCCGCATGACCCAGGGCAACGGCAGCATCAACGTGGCCGTGGTGAACTGACCGCCGGCTACCGTTCGAGCACAAAAAAAAAGGTGAGCCTAGGCTCACCTTTTTGCTATCTGTTTTTTGCTATCTGACTATGGCCTCAATGGCCCAGGTGCAGCCAGGCCGCGATGGCCAGTTGCAGCTCCACGTAATCGGCGCCGTGGAGCAGGGCCGACAGCCGTTCGCCGTCCGCCTCTTGCGCCAGCGAGGCGTGCCGGGCCAGGAGCGGCGGTAGCCAGGATGGCGCCACCGCCAGGGTCGCCGCAGCCTCGCTCAGCAGGGTCACTCCCTGCAAGATACCCGCCAGTGCCTGCTGCCGCTCGACCCCCTCAGACTCCAGCCAGAGCTGCTCATGATGCTGCCAGTGTTGCAGGCCGAGGGTGATGCAGGCCGCGGCGGCGAGACCTCCGACATCCGGCAAGGGCTGCACAGCCAGGGGCTTGCCGAGCCCCGCCAGCCGGTAGCCCCGCTGCGCCTTGGACTGTGCCCCCAGCCTGACGCCGCCCAGCCCGGCCAGCCGCGCCGCCAGGGCGAACAGGGCGTTCGCCGTGCCGGACTTGAGCTCCAGCTCCAGCTCATCGATCTCGCTGCGCCCCAGGGAGCCGACGATCTCTCCCCGA encodes the following:
- a CDS encoding GNAT family N-acetyltransferase, which codes for MHQPPVLRVARHTDMHAIWQLDVSVFGEDVYPGFFFRQAMDLWPELLLVAELDGRLLGYALGGLGQDSSQGWLLSLAVLPEARGFGLAERMMLRVEQALAGLRVERVRLTVDPVNPAQRLYFRLGYVQLSEERDYFGPGEDRLLLEKRLG
- a CDS encoding CYTH domain-containing protein, with protein sequence MQTEIEIKFFVARDIQESLSNLLNSLEIISSSRVELGNVYFDTPELDLRRLDMGLRIRRSDKFSEQTIKCRGQVVGGLHARPEYNAPVSGTLPTLAAFPAEIWPSLELRDALQDQLVAQFRTDFVRRYWLIAFEGAEIELAWDRGEIVGSLGRSEIDELELELKSGTANALFALAARLAGLGGVRLGAQSKAQRGYRLAGLGKPLAVQPLPDVGGLAAAACITLGLQHWQHHEQLWLESEGVERQQALAGILQGVTLLSEAAATLAVAPSWLPPLLARHASLAQEADGERLSALLHGADYVELQLAIAAWLHLGH
- a CDS encoding outer membrane lipoprotein, producing the protein MLKRITLVTLLAATTAITGCANSDVYSGDVYTKDRAKQVQTVSYGTILSTRPVKIQADENSLLGTLGGAVVGGLLGSTIGGGRGSDIAAAGGAIAGAAAGKAAGDKLNQVDGVELEIKKENGESIVVVQKASPTFVPGARVRMTQGNGSINVAVVN